One genomic segment of Pseudomonas fortuita includes these proteins:
- a CDS encoding DNA polymerase III subunit chi: MSKVDFYILPTDSLSARLDFACKLCEKAWRLGHRVYLHCQDAEQRNELDLRLWRFKGEAFVPHDLAELHADAGVALGLDDSAGDHRDLLINLGAGVPGFVGQFERVAEIVVEEPGIRQSARERFRFYREQGYALQDHRLQRL, encoded by the coding sequence ATGAGCAAAGTCGACTTCTACATCTTGCCCACCGACTCGCTGTCGGCGCGGCTCGATTTCGCCTGCAAACTGTGCGAAAAGGCCTGGCGCCTCGGTCACCGGGTCTATCTGCATTGCCAGGATGCCGAGCAGCGCAACGAGCTGGACCTGCGTTTGTGGCGCTTCAAGGGTGAGGCCTTCGTGCCCCACGACCTGGCCGAGCTGCATGCCGATGCCGGCGTCGCCCTTGGCCTGGATGACAGCGCGGGCGATCACCGCGACCTGCTGATCAACCTGGGGGCCGGCGTGCCGGGCTTCGTCGGCCAGTTCGAGCGCGTGGCCGAAATCGTGGTGGAAGAGCCTGGCATCCGCCAATCCGCCCGTGAACGATTCCGTTTCTACCGCGAACAGGGCTATGCTCTGCAAGACCACCGCTTACAGCGACTTTGA
- a CDS encoding valine--tRNA ligase — protein MDKTYQPHAIETSWYNTWESENYFAPQGAGESYTIMIPPPNVTGSLHMGHGFNNAIMDALIRFRRMQGRDTLWQPGTDHAGIATQMLVERQLEAKGQNRHDLGREKFLEKVWEWKDQSGGNISRQIRRLGSSVDWSRERFTMDDGLSEAVKEAFVRLHEDGLIYRGKRLVNWDTKLHTAISDLEVENHDEKGHLWNLRYPLADGAKTAEGLDYLVVATTRPETLLGDAAVAVNPNDERYQALIGKFVELPLVGRRIPIIADDYCDPEFGTGCVKITPAHDFNDYEVGKRHNLPLLNIFDKNAFVLASAQAFNLDGSVNEQVDTRLPAQYANLDRFVARKQIVADLDAQGLLVSIDDHALKVPKGDRSGTVIEPWLTDQWYVSTKPLAEPAIAAVEDGRIQFVPKQYENMYFSWMRDIQDWCISRQLWWGHRIPAWYDEAGQVYVGRDEAEVRAKHNLGADVALRQDDDVLDTWFSSGLWTFSTLGWPEQTEFLKKFHSTDVLVTGFDIIFFWVARMIMLTMHLIKNEDGTPQVPFKTVYVHGLVRDGQGQKMSKSKGNVLDPLDIVDGITLDALLEKRTSGMMQPKLAEKIAKQTKAEFPEGIASYGTDALRFTFCSLASTGRDIKFDMGRVEGYRNFCNKIWNAARYVLDKGEDCGQNGEAYELSLADRWIISQLQRTEAEVTRQLEQFRFDLASQALYEFIWNQYCDWYLELSKPVLWDENAPVERARGTRRTLVRVLEVALRLAHPFMPFITEEIWQRIAPLAGIEGKTIMLQPWPVANEARIDAAAEGDIEWLKELMVGLRNIRAEMNIGPGKPLPLFLKNANADDQRRLQENEALLKKLAKVESFTVLGDADEAPLSATALVGDLQVLVPMAGLIDKDAELARLNKEIQRLQGEVQRVGGKLSNAAFVDKAPPAVIEKERAKLAESEQALANFTEQHARIAAL, from the coding sequence ATGGATAAGACCTACCAGCCGCACGCCATCGAAACTTCCTGGTACAACACCTGGGAGTCCGAGAACTATTTCGCCCCACAAGGTGCAGGCGAGTCCTACACCATCATGATCCCGCCGCCGAACGTGACCGGCAGCCTGCACATGGGCCACGGGTTCAACAACGCGATCATGGATGCCCTGATCCGTTTCCGCCGTATGCAAGGCCGCGACACCCTCTGGCAGCCAGGTACCGACCACGCCGGTATCGCCACCCAGATGCTGGTCGAGCGCCAGCTCGAAGCCAAGGGCCAGAACCGGCATGACCTGGGCCGCGAAAAGTTCCTGGAAAAGGTCTGGGAATGGAAGGACCAGTCCGGCGGCAACATCAGCCGCCAGATCCGCCGCCTGGGCTCGTCGGTAGACTGGAGCCGCGAGCGCTTCACCATGGACGACGGCCTGTCCGAAGCGGTCAAGGAAGCTTTCGTGCGCCTGCATGAAGACGGCCTGATCTACCGCGGCAAGCGCCTGGTCAACTGGGACACCAAGCTGCACACGGCCATCTCCGACCTCGAAGTGGAAAACCACGACGAAAAAGGCCACCTGTGGAACCTGCGCTACCCGCTCGCCGACGGCGCCAAGACCGCCGAAGGCCTGGACTACCTGGTCGTCGCCACCACCCGTCCGGAAACCCTGCTGGGTGACGCAGCCGTTGCGGTCAACCCGAACGACGAACGCTACCAGGCACTGATCGGCAAGTTCGTCGAACTGCCGCTGGTCGGCCGCCGCATCCCGATCATCGCCGACGACTACTGCGACCCCGAGTTCGGTACCGGCTGCGTGAAGATCACCCCGGCTCACGACTTCAACGACTATGAAGTCGGCAAGCGCCACAACCTGCCACTGCTGAACATCTTCGACAAGAACGCCTTCGTGCTGGCCAGTGCCCAGGCCTTCAACCTCGACGGCAGCGTCAACGAGCAGGTCGACACCCGCCTGCCGGCCCAGTACGCCAACCTCGACCGCTTCGTCGCGCGCAAGCAGATCGTTGCCGACCTCGACGCCCAGGGCCTGCTGGTGAGCATTGACGACCACGCCCTGAAAGTGCCGAAAGGCGACCGTTCGGGCACCGTCATCGAGCCGTGGCTGACCGACCAGTGGTACGTTTCCACCAAGCCGCTGGCAGAACCTGCCATCGCTGCCGTGGAAGATGGCCGCATCCAGTTCGTGCCCAAGCAGTACGAGAACATGTACTTCTCCTGGATGCGTGACATCCAGGACTGGTGCATCAGCCGCCAGCTGTGGTGGGGCCACCGCATCCCGGCGTGGTACGACGAGGCCGGCCAGGTCTACGTTGGCCGCGACGAAGCCGAAGTGCGTGCCAAGCACAACCTGGGCGCCGACGTGGCCCTGCGCCAGGACGACGACGTACTCGACACCTGGTTCAGCTCGGGCCTGTGGACCTTCTCCACCCTGGGCTGGCCGGAACAGACCGAGTTCCTCAAGAAGTTCCACTCCACCGATGTGCTGGTAACCGGCTTCGACATCATCTTCTTCTGGGTTGCGCGCATGATCATGCTGACCATGCACCTGATCAAGAACGAAGATGGCACCCCGCAGGTACCGTTCAAGACCGTGTATGTGCACGGCCTGGTACGCGACGGCCAGGGCCAGAAGATGTCCAAGTCCAAGGGCAACGTCCTCGACCCGCTGGACATCGTCGACGGCATTACCCTCGACGCCCTGCTGGAAAAACGCACCAGCGGCATGATGCAGCCCAAGCTGGCCGAGAAAATCGCCAAGCAGACCAAGGCCGAGTTCCCCGAGGGTATCGCCAGCTACGGCACCGACGCCCTGCGCTTCACCTTCTGCTCGCTGGCCTCCACTGGCCGCGACATCAAGTTCGACATGGGCCGCGTCGAAGGCTACCGCAACTTCTGCAACAAGATCTGGAACGCCGCCCGCTATGTGCTGGACAAGGGCGAGGACTGCGGCCAGAACGGCGAAGCCTACGAGCTGTCGCTGGCTGACCGCTGGATCATCTCGCAGCTGCAGCGCACCGAAGCCGAAGTGACCCGCCAGCTGGAGCAGTTCCGCTTCGACCTGGCCAGCCAGGCGCTGTACGAGTTCATCTGGAACCAGTACTGCGATTGGTACCTGGAACTGTCCAAGCCGGTACTGTGGGACGAAAACGCCCCGGTCGAGCGCGCCCGTGGCACCCGCCGCACTTTGGTGCGCGTACTGGAAGTGGCGCTGCGCCTGGCGCACCCGTTCATGCCTTTCATTACCGAAGAAATCTGGCAGCGTATCGCGCCGCTGGCCGGTATCGAAGGCAAGACCATCATGCTGCAGCCTTGGCCAGTGGCCAATGAAGCCCGTATCGACGCGGCTGCCGAAGGCGACATCGAGTGGCTGAAGGAGCTGATGGTCGGCCTGCGCAATATCCGCGCCGAAATGAACATCGGCCCAGGCAAGCCACTGCCGCTGTTCCTGAAGAACGCCAACGCCGACGACCAGCGCCGCCTGCAGGAAAACGAAGCGCTGCTGAAGAAACTGGCCAAGGTCGAGTCGTTCACCGTCCTGGGGGATGCTGATGAGGCGCCGTTGTCGGCCACTGCCTTGGTCGGTGACCTGCAAGTGCTGGTGCCTATGGCTGGCCTGATCGACAAGGATGCCGAGCTGGCGCGCCTGAACAAGGAAATCCAGCGTCTGCAAGGCGAAGTGCAACGCGTGGGCGGCAAGCTCTCCAACGCCGCCTTCGTCGACAAGGCACCGCCTGCGGTGATCGAGAAGGAACGCGCCAAGCTGGCCGAGTCCGAACAGGCCCTCGCCAACTTCACCGAGCAGCATGCGCGGATTGCTGCGCTGTAA
- a CDS encoding RDD family protein, whose product MPKPHLLPQGDFPAAGFGRRLAAMFYDFLLCTALLIVTAGAYKLIQMAIIGEARMRELTEAGALDGDPLLSTVLLFALFGFFAKFWTHGGQTLGMQVWGVRVQNADGSAISLWQALLRFVVSIASWLCLGLGFFWVLIDKRKRGWHDIYSESQLVRVPKQKR is encoded by the coding sequence ATGCCCAAGCCCCACCTTCTCCCACAGGGTGACTTCCCCGCCGCTGGCTTTGGCCGACGACTGGCCGCGATGTTCTACGACTTCCTGCTGTGTACTGCACTGCTGATCGTGACCGCCGGTGCCTACAAGCTGATCCAGATGGCGATCATTGGCGAAGCGCGCATGCGTGAGCTGACCGAGGCCGGTGCACTGGATGGCGACCCGCTACTGTCGACGGTACTGCTGTTCGCCTTGTTCGGCTTCTTTGCCAAGTTCTGGACCCATGGCGGGCAGACGCTGGGCATGCAGGTGTGGGGCGTGCGCGTGCAGAATGCCGATGGCTCAGCCATCAGCCTGTGGCAGGCATTGTTGCGCTTCGTGGTATCCATTGCCTCATGGCTGTGCCTGGGGCTGGGTTTTTTCTGGGTGTTGATCGACAAGCGAAAGCGTGGCTGGCATGACATCTATTCGGAAAGCCAGCTGGTGCGGGTACCGAAGCAAAAGAGATGA
- the lptG gene encoding LPS export ABC transporter permease LptG, which translates to MGKLDRYIGQSVLLAILAVLGIILGLASLFAFIDEMGDLSDTYTLMEAGNFVLLTAPRRLYDMLPMAALIGCLIGLGSLASSSELTIMRAAGVSIGRIVWAVMKPMLVLMLVGLLIGEYVAPVTENKAQADRSLAQGGGEAQSSKRGMWHRQGEEYVHINSVQPNGLLLGVTRYRFDSERKIVTSSFARRAQYQNDHWLLADVRTTYFRGDHTEVVGAPQERWDVSLTPELLNTVILAPESLSITGLWDYIHYLSDQGLNNARYWLAFWTKVLQPLVTAALVLMAISFIFGPLRSVTLGQRVFTGVLVGFVFRIAQDLLGPSSQVFGFPPLLAVVIPAGICALAGVWLLRRAG; encoded by the coding sequence ATGGGTAAGCTGGACCGCTACATCGGCCAGAGCGTGCTGCTGGCCATCCTGGCCGTGCTGGGCATCATCCTCGGCCTGGCCTCGCTGTTCGCCTTCATCGACGAGATGGGCGACCTGAGTGATACCTACACGTTGATGGAGGCCGGCAACTTCGTCCTGCTGACAGCACCCCGGCGGCTCTATGACATGCTGCCGATGGCGGCCTTGATCGGCTGCCTGATCGGCCTGGGCAGCCTGGCCAGCAGCAGCGAACTGACCATCATGCGTGCGGCCGGGGTGTCTATCGGCCGCATCGTCTGGGCGGTGATGAAGCCGATGCTGGTGCTGATGCTGGTAGGGCTGCTGATCGGCGAATACGTGGCACCGGTGACCGAGAACAAGGCCCAGGCCGACCGTTCCCTGGCCCAGGGCGGTGGTGAGGCGCAGAGCTCCAAGCGCGGCATGTGGCACCGCCAGGGTGAAGAGTATGTGCACATCAACTCCGTACAGCCCAACGGCCTGCTGCTGGGTGTGACCCGTTACCGCTTCGACAGCGAGCGCAAGATCGTCACCTCAAGCTTCGCCCGCCGCGCGCAGTACCAGAACGACCACTGGCTGCTCGCCGACGTGCGTACCACCTACTTCCGTGGCGACCACACCGAAGTGGTCGGCGCGCCGCAGGAGCGCTGGGACGTTTCGCTCACGCCAGAACTGCTCAATACCGTGATCCTGGCGCCGGAGTCGCTGTCCATTACCGGGTTGTGGGATTACATCCACTACCTGTCCGACCAGGGCCTGAACAATGCCCGTTACTGGTTGGCGTTCTGGACCAAGGTGCTGCAGCCGCTGGTTACCGCGGCGCTGGTGCTGATGGCGATCTCGTTCATCTTCGGCCCGCTGCGTTCGGTCACCCTGGGCCAGCGTGTGTTCACCGGTGTGCTGGTGGGTTTCGTGTTCCGTATTGCCCAGGACCTGCTGGGGCCTTCGAGCCAGGTGTTCGGCTTCCCGCCGCTGCTGGCGGTGGTGATCCCGGCGGGGATCTGTGCCTTGGCCGGTGTCTGGCTGTTGCGCCGGGCGGGTTGA
- the lptF gene encoding LPS export ABC transporter permease LptF, whose product MIVFRYLSREVLVTLSAVSAVLLVIIMSGRFIKYLAQAAQGVLDPGVLFLIMGFRLPGFLQLILPLGLFLGILLAYGRLYLESEMTVLSATGMSQQRLLGLTMAPAALVALLVAWLSLSLAPLGVAQVQQIIAQQDTLTEFDTLVPGRFQTLRDGSRVTYTEQLSDDRVNLSGVFISEKRFNQDKTKDRAPSVLVAEKGHQEIQADGNRYLVLENGYRYDGNPGQADYRAIKYDTYGVQLPKPEVAEEVTEREAIPTSELIGKEGLRERAELQWRLSLPILVFVVTLLAVPLSRVNPRQGRFLKLLPAILLYMAYLTMLISVRGALEKGKLPIGLGMWWVHGLFLLIGLGLLYWEPLRLKRAARRAEVAHG is encoded by the coding sequence TTGATCGTCTTTCGTTATCTGTCCCGCGAGGTCCTGGTGACCTTGAGCGCCGTCAGCGCAGTGCTGCTGGTGATCATCATGAGTGGGCGCTTCATCAAATATCTGGCCCAGGCCGCTCAGGGCGTGCTCGATCCGGGCGTGCTGTTCCTGATCATGGGCTTCCGGCTGCCGGGTTTCCTGCAACTGATCCTGCCTCTGGGGCTGTTCCTCGGCATTTTGCTGGCTTACGGGCGGCTGTACCTGGAAAGCGAGATGACCGTGCTGTCTGCAACCGGTATGAGCCAGCAGCGCCTGTTGGGGCTGACCATGGCGCCGGCGGCCCTGGTTGCCCTGCTGGTGGCCTGGCTGAGCCTGAGCCTTGCGCCGTTGGGCGTTGCCCAGGTGCAGCAGATCATTGCCCAGCAGGACACGCTGACCGAGTTCGACACCTTGGTGCCGGGCCGCTTCCAGACCCTGCGTGACGGTTCGCGGGTGACCTACACCGAGCAGCTGTCGGACGACCGCGTCAACCTGTCCGGGGTGTTCATCTCCGAGAAGCGCTTCAACCAGGACAAGACCAAGGACCGTGCCCCGTCGGTACTGGTCGCTGAAAAAGGTCACCAGGAGATCCAGGCCGACGGTAACCGCTACCTGGTGCTGGAAAACGGCTACCGCTATGACGGCAATCCTGGTCAGGCCGATTACCGTGCGATCAAGTACGACACCTATGGCGTGCAGCTGCCCAAACCGGAAGTGGCCGAAGAAGTGACCGAGCGCGAAGCCATTCCCACTTCCGAGCTGATCGGCAAGGAGGGCCTGCGAGAGCGCGCCGAGCTGCAGTGGCGGTTGTCGCTGCCGATCCTGGTATTCGTCGTTACCTTGCTGGCGGTGCCGCTGTCCCGGGTCAACCCCCGTCAGGGCCGCTTCCTCAAGCTGCTGCCGGCAATTCTTTTGTACATGGCTTACCTGACAATGCTGATTTCCGTACGTGGCGCCCTCGAGAAGGGCAAATTGCCGATTGGCCTGGGCATGTGGTGGGTCCACGGCCTGTTCCTGTTGATCGGCCTTGGCCTGTTGTACTGGGAACCGCTGCGCCTCAAGCGTGCCGCCCGTCGTGCGGAGGTGGCCCATGGGTAA
- a CDS encoding leucyl aminopeptidase: MELVVKSVAAASVKTAALVIPVGENRKLGAVAKAVDLASEGAISAVLKRGDLVGKPGQTLLLQNLQGLKAERVLLVGSGKDEALGDRTWRKLVASVAGVLKGLNGADAVLALDDVAVNNRDAHYGKYRLLAETLLDGEYVFDRFKSQKVEPRALKKVTLLADKAGQAEVERAVKHASAIATGMAFTRDLGNLPPNLCHPSFLAEQAKDLGKAHKALKVEVLDEKKIKDLGMGAFYAVGQGSDQPPRLIVLNYQGGKKADKPFVLVGKGITFDTGGISLKPGAGMDEMKYDMCGAASVLGTLRAVLELQLPVNLVCLLACAENMPSGGATRPGDIVTTMSGQTVEILNTDAEGRLVLCDTLTYAERFKPQAVIDIATLTGACIVALGSHTTGLMGNNDDLVGQLLDAGKRADDRAWQLPLFDEYQEQLDSPFADMGNIGGPKAGTITAGCFLSRFAKAYNWAHMDIAGTAWISGGKDKGATGRPVPLLTQYLLDRAGA; the protein is encoded by the coding sequence ATGGAACTGGTTGTAAAAAGCGTAGCTGCTGCATCCGTAAAAACTGCCGCCCTGGTCATTCCGGTAGGTGAAAACCGCAAGCTTGGCGCCGTTGCCAAGGCGGTCGACCTGGCCAGCGAAGGTGCCATCAGCGCTGTGCTCAAACGCGGCGACCTGGTTGGCAAGCCAGGCCAGACCCTGCTGCTGCAGAACCTGCAGGGCCTGAAAGCTGAGCGCGTGCTGCTGGTGGGCAGTGGCAAGGACGAAGCCCTGGGTGACCGCACCTGGCGCAAACTGGTCGCCAGCGTGGCCGGCGTGCTCAAGGGCCTGAATGGCGCCGATGCCGTGCTGGCCCTGGACGATGTCGCAGTCAACAACCGCGATGCCCACTACGGCAAATACCGCCTGCTGGCAGAAACCCTGCTCGACGGCGAGTACGTGTTCGACCGCTTCAAGAGCCAGAAGGTCGAGCCGCGCGCCCTGAAAAAAGTCACCCTGCTGGCCGACAAGGCCGGCCAGGCGGAAGTCGAGCGTGCCGTCAAGCACGCCAGCGCCATTGCCACCGGCATGGCCTTCACCCGTGATCTGGGCAACCTGCCGCCTAACCTGTGCCACCCAAGTTTCCTCGCCGAACAGGCCAAGGACCTGGGCAAGGCGCACAAGGCGCTGAAGGTCGAGGTACTGGACGAGAAGAAGATCAAGGACCTGGGCATGGGCGCGTTCTACGCCGTGGGCCAGGGCAGCGACCAGCCACCGCGCCTGATCGTGCTCAACTACCAGGGCGGCAAGAAGGCTGACAAGCCGTTCGTGCTGGTGGGCAAGGGCATCACCTTCGATACCGGCGGCATCAGCCTCAAGCCAGGCGCCGGCATGGACGAAATGAAGTACGACATGTGCGGCGCTGCCAGCGTGCTCGGCACCCTGCGTGCAGTGCTTGAACTGCAACTGCCAGTCAACCTGGTATGCCTGCTGGCCTGCGCCGAGAACATGCCAAGCGGCGGCGCCACCCGCCCGGGTGACATCGTCACCACCATGAGCGGCCAGACCGTGGAAATTCTCAACACCGACGCCGAAGGCCGCCTGGTGCTGTGCGACACCCTGACCTACGCCGAGCGCTTCAAGCCGCAGGCGGTGATCGACATCGCCACCCTGACCGGCGCCTGCATCGTCGCCCTGGGCAGCCACACCACCGGCCTGATGGGCAACAACGACGACCTGGTCGGCCAGTTGCTCGACGCTGGCAAGCGCGCCGACGACCGTGCCTGGCAATTGCCGCTGTTCGACGAATACCAGGAGCAGCTGGACAGCCCGTTCGCCGACATGGGCAACATCGGCGGGCCGAAGGCCGGGACCATCACCGCAGGCTGCTTCCTGTCGCGCTTCGCCAAGGCCTACAACTGGGCGCACATGGACATCGCCGGTACCGCCTGGATCAGTGGTGGCAAGGACAAGGGCGCCACAGGCCGCCCGGTGCCCCTGCTGACCCAGTACCTGCTGGACCGCGCTGGCGCCTGA